One genomic window of Cupriavidus oxalaticus includes the following:
- a CDS encoding ABC transporter ATP-binding protein, with protein MLETRDLTIRFGGHVAVNAVSCAFRPGELTCIVGPNGAGKTTYFNLVSGQLPPSAGQILLDGEDVTRLPVSQKTRRGIGRAFQLTSLFPQLSVLENVRLAVQARQQRGIDLISMWTSHRDIRAQALAILERVALAGKQHLAVASLPHGDQRKLEVGILLALQPRVFMFDEPTAGMSVDEVPVILDLIREIRQDRSKTVLLVEHKMDVVRSLADRIIVLHNGTLVADGDPAEVIASPVVQQAYLGMAEEEKEGGNHG; from the coding sequence CTGCTCGAGACGCGCGACCTGACCATCCGCTTCGGCGGCCATGTCGCGGTCAATGCGGTGTCGTGCGCATTCCGGCCGGGCGAGCTGACCTGCATCGTCGGCCCGAACGGCGCCGGCAAGACCACGTACTTCAACCTGGTCTCGGGGCAGTTGCCGCCCTCCGCCGGGCAGATCCTGCTCGACGGCGAGGACGTGACGCGCCTGCCGGTGTCGCAGAAGACCCGGCGCGGCATCGGCCGGGCCTTCCAGCTGACCAGCCTGTTCCCGCAGCTGTCCGTGCTGGAGAACGTGCGGCTGGCGGTGCAGGCGCGGCAGCAGCGCGGCATCGACCTGATCTCGATGTGGACCAGTCACCGCGACATACGCGCGCAGGCGCTGGCGATCCTGGAGCGGGTCGCGCTGGCGGGCAAGCAGCACCTGGCGGTGGCGTCGCTGCCGCATGGCGACCAGCGCAAGCTGGAAGTCGGCATCCTGCTGGCGCTGCAGCCGCGCGTGTTCATGTTCGACGAACCCACCGCGGGGATGAGCGTGGACGAAGTGCCGGTGATCCTGGACCTGATCCGCGAGATCCGCCAGGACCGCAGCAAGACGGTGCTGCTGGTCGAGCACAAGATGGATGTGGTGCGCTCGCTGGCGGATCGCATCATCGTGCTGCACAACGGCACGCTGGTGGCCGACGGCGACCCCGCCGAGGTGATCGCATCGCCGGTAGTGCAGCAGGCTTACCTGGGCATGGCGGAGGAAGAGAAGGAGGGCGGCAACCATGGCTGA
- a CDS encoding substrate-binding domain-containing protein, with translation MQSNPLAVRALVMAAGLLATGAALAKDIRIAHVYDKTGALEAYAKQTQTGLLMGLEYATNGTMTVNGNKLVVIEKDTQGKPDVAKAQLAAAYSDDRADIAVGPTSSGTALAMLSVAEEYKKVLLVEPAVADSITGDKWNRYIFRTGRNSSQDAISNAVALDKPGVTIATLAQDYAFGRDGVKAFKGALKNAKIVHEEYLPTNTTDFTAGAQRLFDSLKDKPGRKVIFIIWAGAGNPFKIADLDPKRYGIEIATGGNILPAMTSYKNFPGMEGATYYYFGIPKNKANEWLVSNHYSKFKAPPDFFTAGGMTAGIALVEALKKTNGDTGTDKLIMAMEGMSFETPKGKMTFRKEDHQAMQSMYHFKIKVDPAFAWGVPELVREIKPEEMNVPVRNQR, from the coding sequence ATGCAAAGCAACCCCCTCGCCGTACGCGCCCTGGTCATGGCCGCCGGCCTTCTTGCCACCGGCGCCGCGCTGGCCAAGGATATCCGCATCGCCCACGTCTACGACAAGACCGGCGCGCTGGAAGCGTATGCCAAGCAGACCCAGACCGGCCTGCTGATGGGCCTGGAATACGCCACCAACGGCACCATGACCGTCAACGGCAACAAGCTGGTGGTGATCGAAAAGGATACGCAGGGCAAGCCTGACGTGGCCAAGGCGCAGCTTGCCGCCGCCTACAGCGACGACCGCGCCGATATCGCCGTCGGCCCGACGTCGTCCGGCACCGCGCTGGCGATGCTGTCGGTGGCGGAGGAATACAAGAAGGTGCTGCTGGTCGAGCCCGCCGTCGCCGATTCGATCACCGGCGACAAATGGAACCGCTATATCTTTCGCACCGGCCGCAATTCGTCGCAGGACGCGATCTCCAATGCCGTGGCGCTGGACAAGCCGGGCGTGACCATCGCCACGCTGGCGCAGGACTATGCCTTCGGCCGCGACGGCGTGAAAGCGTTCAAGGGCGCGCTCAAGAACGCGAAGATCGTCCATGAGGAATACCTGCCCACCAACACCACGGACTTCACTGCCGGTGCGCAGCGCTTGTTCGATTCGCTCAAGGACAAGCCTGGCCGCAAGGTGATCTTCATCATCTGGGCCGGCGCCGGCAATCCGTTCAAGATCGCGGACCTCGATCCCAAGCGCTACGGCATCGAGATCGCCACCGGCGGCAATATCCTCCCGGCGATGACCAGCTACAAGAACTTCCCCGGCATGGAAGGGGCCACGTACTACTACTTCGGCATCCCGAAGAACAAGGCCAACGAGTGGCTGGTGTCGAACCACTACAGCAAGTTCAAGGCACCGCCCGATTTCTTCACCGCCGGCGGCATGACCGCTGGCATCGCGCTGGTCGAGGCGCTGAAGAAGACCAACGGAGACACCGGCACCGACAAGCTGATCATGGCGATGGAAGGCATGTCTTTCGAGACCCCCAAGGGCAAGATGACCTTCCGCAAGGAAGACCACCAGGCGATGCAGTCGATGTACCACTTCAAGATCAAGGTGGACCCGGCCTTTGCCTGGGGCGTGCCCGAGCTCGTGCGCGAGATCAAGCCCGAAGAGATGAACGTGCCCGTGCGCAACCAACGCTGA
- a CDS encoding enoyl-CoA hydratase/isomerase family protein: MTTAADPLVLLERRDGVALLRLNRPQRHNSLVPALLEALLAALDEVEADTSVRAMVLTHAGRNFSTGGDVAAFAAQGDGIAAYASELLALLNRSILRLTALRCPVVAAVEGWLTGGSLGLALACDMAVLAQDARIAPFYTVVGFSPDGGWTAMLPQLAGPARARAWQLSNTVVAAPDAVMHGLASALSAPGAAEADAIALARGVADKLPGSVAHTRALLRWDADALAAGLERERAAFVAQISSAETADGMRRFLAGRTRE; this comes from the coding sequence ATGACCACGGCCGCAGATCCGCTGGTCTTGCTCGAACGCCGGGACGGCGTGGCCCTGCTGCGCCTCAACCGGCCGCAGCGGCACAACAGCCTCGTGCCGGCGTTGCTGGAAGCCTTGCTGGCCGCACTGGACGAGGTCGAAGCCGACACGTCGGTCCGTGCCATGGTGCTGACGCATGCAGGGCGCAATTTCTCGACCGGCGGCGACGTGGCGGCCTTTGCGGCGCAAGGCGATGGCATTGCCGCCTACGCCAGCGAGTTGCTCGCGCTGCTGAACCGTTCGATCCTGCGCCTCACGGCACTGCGTTGCCCGGTGGTGGCGGCCGTCGAAGGCTGGCTGACCGGCGGCTCGCTCGGGCTGGCGCTGGCCTGCGACATGGCCGTACTGGCGCAGGATGCGCGCATCGCGCCGTTCTACACGGTGGTGGGCTTCAGCCCGGACGGCGGCTGGACGGCGATGCTGCCGCAGCTGGCCGGTCCGGCACGGGCGCGCGCCTGGCAACTGAGCAACACGGTCGTGGCGGCGCCGGATGCCGTCATGCATGGCCTGGCCTCTGCGCTGTCCGCACCCGGTGCGGCAGAGGCCGATGCAATCGCGCTGGCGCGCGGCGTGGCGGACAAGTTGCCCGGCAGCGTGGCGCATACCCGCGCGCTGCTGCGCTGGGACGCCGACGCGCTGGCAGCGGGCCTGGAACGCGAGCGCGCCGCCTTCGTCGCGCAAATCTCCAGCGCGGAGACCGCCGACGGCATGCGCCGCTTCCTTGCCGGGCGCACGCGGGAGTAG
- a CDS encoding TetR/AcrR family transcriptional regulator, with protein sequence MSQTETGEVGEATDMAHAGGMCPPKTARGQKTRAALLRAAEKVFGEKGYYAASISEITQEAKVAMGTFYLYFKDKEDIFRALVGHMLELVRTHLRKHVANAASQMEAERLGLKAFLSFVSRHKNLYRIVLDSYSVDETIYSSYFQVFAELYSRRLERAEEQGEIVPGDAEVRAWCLIGISNFLGMRYARWKRPASMEKVVDTAFDLIAHGLQPR encoded by the coding sequence ATGTCCCAGACCGAGACTGGCGAAGTCGGCGAAGCCACCGACATGGCCCACGCCGGCGGCATGTGCCCGCCCAAGACCGCGCGCGGGCAGAAGACCCGTGCAGCGTTGCTGCGCGCCGCCGAAAAGGTGTTCGGCGAGAAGGGCTACTACGCCGCGTCGATCTCCGAGATCACGCAGGAAGCCAAGGTCGCCATGGGCACCTTCTACCTGTACTTCAAGGACAAGGAAGATATTTTCCGAGCGCTGGTCGGCCACATGCTGGAGCTGGTGCGCACCCACCTGCGCAAGCACGTGGCCAACGCCGCCAGCCAGATGGAAGCCGAGCGGCTGGGCCTGAAGGCCTTTCTCTCCTTCGTTTCGCGCCACAAGAACCTGTACCGCATTGTGCTGGACTCGTACTCGGTGGACGAAACCATCTACAGCAGCTATTTCCAGGTCTTTGCCGAGCTCTACAGCCGGCGGCTGGAGCGCGCCGAAGAGCAGGGCGAAATCGTCCCCGGCGATGCCGAGGTGCGCGCGTGGTGCCTGATCGGCATCAGCAACTTCCTCGGCATGCGCTATGCGCGCTGGAAGCGTCCGGCCTCCATGGAGAAGGTGGTCGATACCGCCTTCGACCTGATCGCCCACGGCCTGCAGCCGCGATGA
- a CDS encoding alpha/beta fold hydrolase, with protein MDAPDSACDSAAAPPFSTHPAHGALPGWREAGAGRPLLLLHGWSVTGETFDGQRALARAGFRVIAPDHAGHGLSRHGTGTTIAALARDAAALVGHLGLDDVVVAGWSMGAMVAWTLLRDHPGCPLAAVGSIDMTPRLVTDPQWPHGLHGHYDMTQARQMAARIRADWPRLAPSVALGLWAAGRRPDGAAMQRIARMAQSCEAATLAALWEDMARQDFLDTLRTARLPLFHLYGEASRLYAPAVGIATRDLRPDAGLTVIAGAGHSPHMEQPQVFNAALRALVAQASTR; from the coding sequence TTGGACGCTCCCGATTCGGCTTGTGACAGCGCCGCCGCCCCGCCCTTTTCCACACATCCGGCGCATGGCGCCTTGCCGGGCTGGCGCGAAGCCGGCGCCGGCCGGCCGCTGCTGCTGCTGCATGGCTGGTCCGTCACCGGCGAAACCTTCGACGGCCAGCGCGCGCTGGCGCGGGCGGGATTCAGGGTGATTGCGCCCGACCATGCCGGCCACGGGCTGTCGCGGCACGGCACCGGCACCACCATCGCGGCGCTGGCGCGCGATGCCGCGGCGCTGGTCGGCCATCTCGGGCTGGACGATGTGGTCGTGGCGGGCTGGTCGATGGGCGCGATGGTGGCATGGACGCTGCTGCGTGACCATCCGGGTTGTCCACTGGCGGCAGTTGGCAGCATCGACATGACGCCCCGGCTGGTCACCGACCCGCAATGGCCGCACGGACTCCACGGCCATTACGACATGACCCAGGCCAGGCAGATGGCGGCGCGCATCCGCGCCGACTGGCCGCGGCTGGCGCCTTCGGTGGCATTGGGACTGTGGGCGGCAGGACGGCGCCCCGACGGCGCGGCGATGCAGCGCATTGCGCGGATGGCGCAGAGCTGCGAGGCCGCCACGCTGGCCGCGCTATGGGAAGACATGGCAAGGCAGGACTTCCTCGACACGCTGCGCACGGCGCGCCTGCCGCTGTTCCACCTGTATGGCGAGGCCAGCCGGCTGTACGCCCCGGCAGTAGGCATCGCCACCCGCGACTTGCGGCCCGACGCGGGCCTCACCGTGATCGCCGGCGCCGGCCACAGTCCGCACATGGAGCAGCCGCAGGTATTCAATGCCGCGCTGCGCGCGCTGGTGGCTCAGGCCAGCACGCGGTAA
- the crcB gene encoding fluoride efflux transporter CrcB, with the protein MGPLGFVAVGVGAAAGAWLRWGFSVLWNALNPALPYGTLAANLLGGYLIGLAVGFFDTHAGLPPEWRLLAITGFLGGLTTFSTFSSEVLANLLAGDYGWAAMHLLLHLGGSLLLTALGLWTYRVLA; encoded by the coding sequence ATGGGCCCGTTGGGGTTTGTCGCCGTCGGCGTCGGCGCCGCGGCGGGGGCATGGCTGCGCTGGGGTTTCTCGGTGCTGTGGAATGCGCTCAACCCCGCGCTGCCGTACGGCACGCTGGCCGCCAACCTGCTGGGCGGCTACCTGATCGGGCTTGCCGTCGGTTTTTTCGATACCCATGCCGGCCTGCCGCCCGAATGGCGCCTGCTGGCCATCACCGGTTTCCTTGGCGGCCTGACCACGTTCTCGACCTTTTCCAGCGAGGTGCTTGCCAACCTGCTCGCCGGCGACTACGGCTGGGCAGCGATGCACCTGCTGCTGCACCTGGGCGGCTCGCTGCTGCTGACCGCGCTGGGACTCTGGACTTACCGCGTGCTGGCCTGA
- the moaE gene encoding molybdopterin synthase catalytic subunit MoaE, whose amino-acid sequence MSVRVQREDFDLGAEVAALRAGNPQVGAVASFIGTVRDVSEGSAISAMELEHYPGMTEKALAQIEAAACARWELLGVTVIHRVGPLLPLDQIVLVAVASKHRGNAFAACEFIMDYLKSEAPFWKKEETPEGARWVDARVTDEDALKRWGIQSLNASGEGGEGSEGKP is encoded by the coding sequence ATGAGCGTCAGGGTTCAGCGCGAGGATTTCGACCTGGGCGCCGAGGTGGCGGCACTGCGCGCCGGCAACCCGCAGGTCGGCGCCGTGGCCAGCTTTATCGGCACAGTGCGCGATGTCAGCGAGGGCAGCGCCATCAGCGCGATGGAGCTGGAGCACTACCCGGGCATGACCGAGAAGGCGCTGGCGCAGATCGAGGCGGCGGCGTGCGCGCGCTGGGAACTGCTGGGCGTCACCGTCATCCATCGCGTCGGCCCGCTGCTGCCGCTGGACCAGATTGTGCTGGTCGCGGTCGCATCGAAGCATCGCGGCAATGCGTTCGCGGCTTGCGAATTCATCATGGACTACCTCAAGTCCGAAGCGCCGTTCTGGAAGAAGGAAGAAACGCCGGAAGGCGCGCGCTGGGTCGATGCACGCGTGACCGATGAGGACGCGCTGAAGCGCTGGGGTATCCAGTCGCTCAACGCCAGCGGAGAGGGTGGAGAGGGCAGCGAGGGCAAGCCCTGA
- the moaD gene encoding molybdopterin converting factor subunit 1: MTIELRFFASVREQLGVAEERAEVPAEVRTVGELRQWLRQRGGAWAETLAEGRALRMAVDHAVARPDTAITDGCEVAFFPPVTGG, encoded by the coding sequence ATGACCATCGAACTACGATTCTTCGCCAGCGTGCGCGAACAACTCGGCGTGGCCGAGGAGCGCGCCGAGGTGCCGGCCGAGGTCCGCACCGTGGGCGAGCTGCGCCAGTGGCTGCGCCAGCGCGGCGGCGCCTGGGCCGAGACCCTGGCCGAAGGCCGCGCGCTGCGCATGGCCGTCGACCACGCGGTGGCGCGCCCCGACACGGCGATCACCGATGGCTGCGAGGTTGCCTTCTTCCCGCCCGTTACCGGAGGCTGA
- a CDS encoding molybdopterin molybdotransferase MoeA, which produces MTQAAAPSRPPMLTMAQALDALLSAARPLAQVEQVDTLDANGRVLAAPVTSTLRVPPADNTSMDGYAMRAADVPAAGTRLRVSQRIPAGHVGTELQPGTAARIFTGGLIPPGADAVVMQEQCTAEGEDVIVNHVPQSGEWIRRAGEDIEAGSVILPAGTRLTPQALGLAASVGQAKLDVVRRVRVAVFFTGDELAMPGEPLKPGAIYNSNRFTLRGLLENLGCEVSDFGIVPDTLAATRETLRRAAQGHDLIITSGGVSVGEEDHIKPAVEAEGRLDMWQIAIKPGKPLAFGQVNSAGPDRAFFLGLPGNPVSSFVTFLLFVRPFILRLQGVADVAPRRLPLRADFELNMGDRRNEFLRARINTEGGLDLFPNQSSGVLTSTVWGDGLIDNPPNQAIARGDTVQFIPFDGLLA; this is translated from the coding sequence ATGACCCAAGCCGCAGCACCTTCCCGTCCCCCGATGCTGACCATGGCCCAGGCGCTCGATGCGCTGCTGTCCGCCGCGCGCCCGCTGGCGCAGGTAGAGCAGGTCGACACGCTTGACGCCAATGGCCGCGTGCTGGCCGCGCCCGTGACCAGCACGCTGCGCGTGCCGCCGGCGGACAACACCTCGATGGATGGCTACGCCATGCGCGCCGCCGATGTCCCGGCAGCGGGCACGCGGCTGCGCGTGTCGCAGCGGATTCCGGCGGGGCATGTCGGCACCGAACTGCAGCCGGGCACCGCCGCGCGCATCTTTACCGGCGGCCTGATTCCGCCAGGCGCCGACGCCGTCGTGATGCAGGAGCAATGCACGGCGGAGGGCGAGGACGTGATCGTCAACCACGTGCCGCAATCCGGTGAATGGATCCGGCGCGCAGGCGAGGACATCGAGGCCGGCAGCGTGATCCTGCCCGCGGGCACGCGGCTGACGCCGCAGGCGCTGGGCCTGGCCGCGTCGGTCGGGCAGGCGAAGCTGGACGTGGTGCGCCGCGTGCGCGTCGCGGTGTTTTTCACCGGCGACGAACTGGCGATGCCGGGCGAGCCGCTCAAGCCGGGCGCGATCTACAACTCGAATCGCTTCACGCTGCGCGGCCTGCTGGAAAACCTGGGCTGCGAGGTCAGCGACTTCGGCATCGTGCCCGATACGCTGGCGGCCACGCGCGAGACGCTGCGCCGCGCGGCGCAGGGGCACGACCTGATCATCACGTCGGGTGGCGTGTCGGTCGGCGAGGAAGACCATATCAAGCCCGCGGTCGAGGCGGAAGGTCGCCTCGACATGTGGCAGATCGCAATCAAGCCGGGCAAGCCGCTGGCGTTCGGCCAGGTCAACAGCGCAGGGCCCGACCGGGCGTTTTTCCTGGGCCTGCCGGGCAACCCGGTGTCGAGCTTCGTTACCTTCCTGCTGTTCGTGCGGCCGTTCATCCTGCGCCTGCAGGGCGTTGCCGACGTGGCGCCGCGCCGCCTGCCGCTGCGCGCCGATTTCGAACTGAACATGGGCGACCGCCGCAACGAGTTCCTGCGCGCGCGCATCAATACCGAAGGCGGGCTGGACCTGTTTCCCAACCAGAGTTCCGGCGTGCTCACGTCCACGGTATGGGGCGACGGGCTGATCGACAACCCTCCCAACCAGGCCATCGCGCGCGGCGATACCGTGCAATTCATTCCGTTTGACGGCCTGCTCGCATAG
- the thrC gene encoding threonine synthase, which yields MKYQSTRGHDMPQSFSEILLGGLAPDGGLYLPKQYPQVTADELEAWRKLPYADLAYEVLRKFCDDIPAEDLRALTRKTYTAEVYCNAREGDNTADITPLRTLGEEGGTKLQLLGLSNGPTLAFKDMAMQLLGNLFEYALARAGQELNILGATSGDTGSAAEYAMRGKRGIRVFMLSPHRKMSAFQTAQMFSLQDPNIFNIAIEGVFDDAQDIVKAVSNDHEFKARQKIGTVNSINWARVVAQVVYYFKGWLLATDGPGQKVSFCVPSGNFGNVCAGHIARMMGLPIDRLVVATNENDVLDEFFRTGAYRVRKSAETYHTSSPSMDISKASNFERFVFDLLGQDAGKLAALFRDVDEKGGFDLAGTPEFDRIRAFGFVSGRSTHEDRLATIRDLSSRYGITIDTHTADGVKVAREHLSAGVPMVVLETALPAKFADTIREALGHEPERPARFEGIESLPQRFEVMPADAARVKAYIAGHTGL from the coding sequence ATGAAATACCAGTCGACCCGCGGCCATGACATGCCGCAATCGTTCTCCGAGATCCTGCTCGGCGGCCTGGCCCCCGATGGCGGCCTGTACCTGCCCAAGCAGTATCCGCAAGTCACGGCCGACGAGCTGGAGGCCTGGCGCAAGCTGCCGTATGCCGACCTGGCCTACGAGGTCCTGCGCAAGTTCTGCGACGACATTCCTGCCGAGGACCTGCGCGCGCTGACGCGCAAGACCTATACCGCCGAGGTGTACTGCAACGCGCGCGAGGGCGATAACACCGCCGACATCACGCCGCTGCGCACGCTGGGCGAAGAAGGCGGTACGAAGCTGCAACTGCTGGGCCTGTCCAACGGCCCGACGCTGGCCTTCAAGGACATGGCGATGCAGTTGCTCGGCAACCTGTTCGAGTACGCGCTCGCCCGTGCCGGGCAGGAGCTGAACATCCTGGGCGCGACCTCCGGCGACACCGGCAGCGCCGCCGAATACGCGATGCGCGGCAAGCGCGGCATCCGTGTGTTCATGCTGAGCCCGCACCGCAAGATGAGCGCGTTCCAGACCGCGCAGATGTTCAGCCTGCAGGACCCGAATATCTTCAACATCGCCATTGAAGGCGTGTTCGACGACGCGCAGGACATCGTCAAGGCCGTCTCCAACGACCACGAATTCAAGGCCCGCCAGAAGATCGGCACGGTCAATTCGATCAACTGGGCGCGCGTGGTGGCCCAGGTGGTTTACTACTTCAAGGGCTGGCTGCTGGCGACCGACGGCCCGGGCCAGAAGGTCTCGTTCTGCGTGCCGTCGGGCAACTTCGGCAATGTCTGCGCCGGCCATATCGCGCGCATGATGGGGCTGCCGATCGACAGGCTGGTGGTCGCCACCAACGAGAACGACGTGCTCGACGAGTTCTTCCGCACCGGCGCCTACCGCGTGCGCAAGTCGGCCGAGACGTATCACACCTCCAGCCCGAGCATGGATATCTCCAAGGCCTCGAACTTCGAGCGCTTCGTGTTCGACCTGCTGGGCCAGGACGCCGGCAAGCTGGCTGCGCTGTTCCGCGACGTGGATGAGAAGGGCGGCTTCGACCTGGCGGGCACGCCGGAATTCGACCGCATCCGCGCCTTCGGCTTTGTCTCGGGCCGCAGCACGCACGAGGACCGGCTGGCGACCATCCGCGACCTGTCGTCGCGCTATGGCATCACCATCGATACCCACACCGCCGATGGCGTCAAGGTGGCGCGCGAGCATCTCAGCGCCGGCGTGCCGATGGTGGTGCTGGAAACCGCGCTGCCGGCCAAGTTCGCCGACACCATCCGCGAGGCGCTCGGCCACGAGCCGGAGCGTCCGGCCAGGTTCGAGGGCATCGAGAGCCTGCCGCAGCGCTTTGAAGTGATGCCGGCCGACGCCGCCAGGGTCAAGGCCTATATCGCCGGCCACACCGGCCTGTAA
- a CDS encoding homoserine dehydrogenase: MNPIKVGLLGIGTVGSGTFNVLKRNQEEIRRRAGRGIEIAVVADLNTERARELTNGEVEIVSDAHQVVTRPDIDIVIELIGGYGVARELVLKAIENGKHVVTANKALLAVHGNEIFEAARKKGVIVAFEAAVAGGIPIIKALREGLTANRIQWIAGIINGTTNFILSEMRDKGLDFDVVLKEAQQLGYAEADPTFDIEGVDAAHKVTLMSAIAFGMPVQFDRAHVEGITKLSATDIKYAEELGYRIKLLGITRRRDDGVELRVHPTLVPAARLIANVEGAMNAVLVQGDAVGATLYYGKGAGAEPTASAVIADLVDVTRLHTADPNHRVPHLAFQPDELSSVPVLPIEEINSSYYLRMRVADETGVLAEITRILAEGGISIDAMLQKESREGEPQTDIIILTHITREKHVNAAIAKIEALSTVLSDVTRLRMEELN; the protein is encoded by the coding sequence ATGAACCCCATCAAAGTTGGCCTGCTCGGCATCGGTACCGTCGGTAGCGGCACGTTCAACGTGCTCAAGCGCAACCAGGAAGAAATTCGTCGCCGCGCCGGCCGCGGCATCGAGATTGCCGTGGTGGCCGATCTCAACACTGAACGCGCGCGCGAACTGACCAACGGGGAAGTGGAGATCGTCAGCGACGCTCACCAGGTGGTGACGCGCCCCGACATCGACATCGTCATCGAACTGATCGGCGGCTACGGCGTGGCGCGCGAGCTGGTGCTCAAGGCCATCGAGAACGGCAAGCACGTGGTCACCGCCAACAAGGCGCTGCTGGCCGTGCATGGCAACGAGATCTTCGAAGCCGCGCGCAAGAAGGGCGTGATCGTGGCCTTCGAAGCCGCGGTCGCCGGTGGCATCCCCATCATCAAGGCGCTGCGCGAAGGCCTGACCGCCAACCGCATCCAGTGGATCGCCGGCATCATCAACGGCACCACCAACTTCATCCTGTCCGAGATGCGCGACAAGGGCCTGGATTTCGACGTGGTCCTGAAGGAAGCGCAGCAGCTGGGCTACGCGGAAGCCGATCCCACCTTCGACATCGAGGGCGTCGATGCCGCGCACAAGGTCACGCTGATGAGCGCGATCGCCTTCGGCATGCCGGTGCAGTTCGACCGCGCGCACGTGGAGGGCATCACGAAGCTGTCCGCCACCGACATCAAGTACGCCGAGGAACTGGGCTACCGCATCAAGCTGCTGGGCATCACGCGCCGCCGCGACGACGGCGTGGAACTGCGCGTGCATCCGACCCTGGTGCCGGCCGCGCGCCTGATCGCGAACGTGGAAGGTGCGATGAACGCCGTGCTGGTGCAGGGCGACGCCGTGGGCGCCACGCTGTACTACGGCAAGGGTGCCGGCGCCGAGCCGACCGCCTCGGCCGTGATCGCCGACCTGGTCGACGTGACCCGCCTGCACACCGCCGACCCGAACCACCGCGTGCCGCACCTGGCGTTCCAGCCCGACGAGCTGTCGAGCGTGCCGGTGCTGCCGATCGAAGAGATCAACAGCTCGTACTACCTGCGCATGCGCGTGGCCGACGAGACCGGCGTGCTGGCCGAGATCACCCGCATCCTGGCCGAGGGCGGCATCTCGATCGACGCCATGCTGCAGAAGGAATCGCGCGAAGGCGAGCCGCAGACCGACATCATCATCCTCACGCACATCACGCGCGAGAAGCACGTCAACGCCGCCATCGCCAAGATCGAGGCGCTGTCGACCGTGCTGTCCGACGTGACGCGCCTGCGCATGGAAGAACTGAACTAA